In a single window of the Fusobacterium sp. genome:
- a CDS encoding outer membrane beta-barrel protein, whose translation MKNILFILFFSLSAVASGLKEVPMLEEKTSVIMERKTDNSIKMNENIKENKMVEEEITVVEETIEEYEESNIEKKVLLKNEEKLLAVDEKLTEDKLREIIKNAEESPEPEITVDIALGGEKLLIKRDLEEYTNLEAGQSGSNVIKKYYEFIDTLNEKLKKHDFEDKTEVIHVGHEVAKELRSDKLISDVELGVGMAYQDRYSLKRDRDSIFDQEQSGKFYVKEASEEVDMDSIPLYIAGRYKLPQVNDWRPYLKLNLGYAVNNIGGRSFQSSNSKYKSINDNISSQNGSYYGMGGGIEYNNGLTLDLMYQVSEGSSSASSRKDDENRVTVSVEYKLDI comes from the coding sequence ATGAAAAATATATTATTTATATTATTTTTTTCATTGTCTGCTGTTGCCAGTGGATTAAAAGAAGTACCTATGCTTGAAGAAAAAACTTCTGTTATAATGGAAAGAAAAACTGATAATAGTATTAAAATGAATGAGAATATAAAAGAAAATAAAATGGTTGAAGAAGAAATAACAGTTGTGGAAGAAACTATTGAAGAATATGAAGAAAGCAATATTGAAAAAAAAGTTCTACTGAAAAATGAGGAGAAACTTTTAGCAGTAGATGAAAAACTAACTGAAGACAAATTAAGAGAAATAATAAAAAATGCAGAAGAATCTCCAGAACCTGAAATAACTGTAGATATTGCTCTGGGAGGAGAAAAACTTCTTATTAAAAGAGACTTGGAAGAATATACTAATCTAGAAGCAGGACAATCAGGAAGTAATGTAATTAAAAAATATTATGAATTTATTGATACTCTTAATGAAAAATTAAAAAAACATGATTTTGAAGATAAAACAGAGGTTATACATGTAGGACATGAAGTAGCCAAAGAACTAAGAAGTGACAAACTTATATCTGATGTTGAACTGGGAGTGGGAATGGCTTATCAGGATAGATATAGTTTAAAAAGAGACAGAGACAGCATATTTGATCAAGAACAAAGTGGAAAATTTTATGTGAAAGAAGCTTCAGAAGAAGTGGATATGGATTCAATTCCATTGTATATTGCAGGAAGATATAAATTACCTCAGGTAAATGATTGGCGACCTTATTTAAAGCTTAATCTAGGATATGCTGTAAATAATATAGGGGGAAGAAGTTTTCAGAGCAGTAATTCAAAGTATAAATCTATAAATGATAATATAAGTTCACAGAATGGCTCTTATTATGGAATGGGTGGAGGTATAGAGTATAATAATGGACTTACCCTTGACTTGATGTATCAGGTCAGTGAGGGAAGCAGCAGTGCAAGTAGCAGAAAAGACGATGAAAATAGGGTAACAGTATCTGTAGAATATAAGCTGGATATTTAA
- a CDS encoding transporter substrate-binding domain-containing protein, producing MKKIFISILLLLSCFTAYGKDKVEEIMKKGVIRIGTTGDYKPFTYLNGDKYEGYDIEVAKLIAKELGVKIEFVPTTWKTLISDLNEDKYDIAMGGITRTVKRQVEAQMSNPYLIFGKCYLVRKGEKEKYNSIEAVNKPSVKVGVNIGGTNEIFADEHLSKATIIRYKNNLDVPVAVEKGEVDIMVTENPEAITYEKINPKLEGSLTESTLTKSQMGYMVHKDQQHLLNTINFILAELEVRGTISELKNQYLK from the coding sequence ATGAAAAAGATTTTTATAAGTATTCTTCTTCTATTATCTTGTTTTACTGCTTATGGAAAAGACAAAGTAGAAGAAATTATGAAAAAAGGAGTTATAAGAATTGGAACAACAGGAGATTACAAGCCGTTTACTTATCTCAATGGAGATAAATATGAAGGATATGATATTGAAGTAGCAAAGCTTATAGCAAAGGAATTAGGAGTAAAAATAGAATTTGTCCCTACTACTTGGAAAACTCTTATATCAGATTTAAATGAAGATAAATATGATATAGCTATGGGAGGAATAACAAGAACTGTCAAAAGACAGGTAGAAGCTCAAATGAGTAATCCTTATCTGATATTTGGTAAATGTTATCTAGTAAGAAAGGGAGAAAAAGAGAAATATAATTCTATTGAAGCAGTTAATAAACCAAGTGTCAAAGTTGGAGTAAATATTGGAGGAACTAATGAAATATTTGCTGATGAGCATCTTTCTAAAGCTACAATAATTCGTTATAAAAATAACTTAGATGTTCCAGTTGCTGTAGAAAAAGGAGAAGTTGATATTATGGTGACTGAAAATCCTGAAGCTATTACTTATGAAAAAATTAACCCTAAATTAGAAGGATCATTGACTGAATCTACTTTGACTAAAAGTCAAATGGGATATATGGTTCATAAAGATCAACAACATCTTTTAAATACAATTAATTTTATTTTAGCTGAATTAGAAGTTAGAGGGACTATTTCTGAACTTAAAAATCAATATTTAAAATAG
- a CDS encoding FHA domain-containing protein, with product MMKLERCENGHVYNAARYKECPYCNNTDRLEDIAVREEIPMDQVDVEDDKTVAYWANELAVDPVVGWLVCFNGYEKGKDFKLKSEKNFIGRAPEMDISLEGDNNISRKNHAIIAYNPKNREFVITPGDGNGIVYVQGEAVYAPMKLSSFDVIEMGTSKFVFVALCGEEFDWKIDKE from the coding sequence ATGATGAAATTAGAAAGATGTGAAAACGGACATGTATATAATGCAGCTAGGTATAAGGAGTGTCCATATTGCAATAATACTGACAGACTTGAAGATATAGCTGTAAGAGAAGAAATACCTATGGACCAGGTAGATGTTGAAGATGATAAAACTGTTGCCTACTGGGCAAATGAATTAGCTGTAGACCCAGTTGTAGGATGGCTGGTATGTTTCAATGGTTATGAAAAGGGAAAGGATTTCAAACTTAAATCAGAAAAGAACTTCATAGGAAGAGCTCCTGAAATGGATATCTCCCTAGAGGGAGATAACAACATATCAAGAAAAAATCATGCAATCATAGCTTATAACCCTAAAAATAGAGAATTTGTAATAACTCCAGGAGATGGAAATGGAATTGTTTATGTACAGGGAGAGGCAGTATATGCTCCAATGAAACTTTCTTCATTTGATGTAATAGAAATGGGAACTTCAAAATTTGTATTTGTTGCATTATGTGGAGAAGAATTTGATTGGAAAATAGATAAAGAGTAG
- the blaOXA gene encoding class D beta-lactamase — MKKFILVINIFFIFISQLKASEFLENDEIKHIFKGKNINGTLVIYDLKKDVFIGYNRERAEQEFYPASTFKIFSSLIGLETESVMNVDEVFYKYDGKKVFLKSWAKDSSLRYAIKVSQVPAYKELAKKIGLKLMKENIEKLNYGNKNIGTKVDSFWLHGPLKISAFEQIDLLTLLAQKKLSYNIKHQEEISDITILEKGKDYVLHGKTGWATNNIEIPIGWFVGWLETSDNIFIFATNIDNSTAELLPKREEIERESFKKLNILN, encoded by the coding sequence ATGAAAAAATTTATTTTGGTTATAAATATATTTTTTATATTTATTTCACAATTAAAAGCTTCTGAGTTTCTAGAAAATGATGAAATAAAACATATATTTAAGGGTAAAAATATTAATGGAACTCTTGTTATCTATGATTTAAAAAAAGATGTTTTTATAGGTTATAATAGAGAAAGAGCTGAACAAGAGTTTTACCCTGCTTCAACTTTTAAAATTTTTAGTAGCTTAATAGGATTAGAAACTGAAAGTGTCATGAATGTTGATGAAGTTTTTTATAAGTATGATGGTAAAAAGGTTTTTCTTAAATCTTGGGCTAAAGATTCAAGTTTAAGATATGCAATAAAAGTATCTCAAGTTCCTGCTTATAAAGAATTAGCGAAAAAAATAGGTTTAAAATTAATGAAAGAAAATATTGAAAAATTAAATTATGGTAATAAAAATATTGGAACAAAAGTAGATTCTTTCTGGCTACATGGCCCTTTAAAAATTAGTGCATTTGAACAGATAGACTTATTAACTCTTTTAGCACAAAAAAAATTATCTTATAATATTAAGCATCAAGAGGAAATTTCTGATATTACAATTTTAGAAAAAGGTAAAGATTATGTATTACATGGCAAAACAGGCTGGGCAACTAATAATATAGAAATTCCAATAGGATGGTTTGTTGGCTGGTTGGAAACTTCTGATAATATTTTTATTTTTGCCACTAATATTGATAATTCCACTGCTGAACTTCTACCTAAAAGAGAAGAAATAGAAAGAGAAAGTTTTAAAAAACTAAATATTTTAAACTAA
- a CDS encoding protein kinase domain-containing protein, with protein sequence MERKQLDSVLLRNGEQFITYLITKETGEKSILKLINPKYLIFQDKYQKIKEQFQLEKQVLNLLNIEEIPKYIDSGDNFLHLSYIKGQNLQVYVKSKRISAEEIEKIICSICETAGKLHKLGVVHCDIKPGNIIYDGEKTYLIDFGAVSFRGEESIYIQGSKGFSSPEILIQGSKRAVQDDIYSITAVYYWLLSNQNYYNHIENNEIFKIGLADKKEKRFKSTNELMSAIKTIRRE encoded by the coding sequence TTGGAAAGAAAGCAACTGGATTCCGTTCTTCTAAGAAATGGAGAACAATTTATTACATACTTAATAACAAAGGAAACTGGAGAGAAAAGCATATTAAAATTGATAAATCCTAAATATTTAATTTTTCAAGATAAATATCAGAAAATAAAGGAACAGTTCCAATTGGAAAAACAGGTTTTAAATCTTCTGAATATAGAGGAGATACCTAAATATATAGACAGTGGAGATAATTTTCTCCACTTGTCCTATATCAAAGGTCAAAATCTGCAGGTATATGTTAAAAGTAAAAGAATTTCTGCAGAGGAAATAGAAAAAATAATATGCAGTATATGTGAGACAGCAGGAAAACTTCATAAACTTGGTGTTGTACATTGTGATATAAAACCCGGAAATATAATATATGATGGAGAAAAAACATATCTTATAGATTTTGGAGCAGTATCTTTCAGAGGAGAAGAGAGTATATATATTCAGGGAAGCAAGGGATTTTCATCACCTGAGATACTTATTCAAGGGTCAAAAAGAGCTGTTCAGGATGATATTTACAGTATTACTGCAGTATATTACTGGCTTCTAAGCAATCAGAACTATTATAATCATATAGAAAATAATGAGATATTTAAAATCGGACTGGCTGATAAAAAAGAAAAGAGATTTAAAAGCACAAATGAGTTAATGAGTGCTATCAAGACAATCAGGAGAGAATGA
- a CDS encoding septal ring lytic transglycosylase RlpA family protein, protein MLKKLLVIALLISQTACGKVASWYGKGFEGRNTASGYLFDPKQYTCASNAHDFGTVLRVTNKENNKSVVVVVTDRGSFKKKYGRDIDLSHAAFRKIANPNEGLIKVKIKVLNEKNTFKYKHGSPVFNAREYNKYVKK, encoded by the coding sequence ATGTTAAAAAAGCTTCTTGTTATAGCATTATTGATATCTCAAACAGCTTGTGGGAAAGTAGCTAGTTGGTATGGTAAAGGATTTGAAGGCAGAAATACTGCAAGTGGTTATCTATTTGATCCTAAGCAGTATACTTGTGCATCTAATGCACATGATTTTGGAACGGTGCTAAGGGTAACTAATAAGGAGAATAATAAGTCAGTTGTTGTAGTTGTAACTGATAGAGGGTCCTTTAAGAAAAAATATGGCCGTGATATTGATTTAAGTCATGCCGCTTTTAGAAAAATAGCCAATCCTAATGAAGGACTTATTAAAGTAAAAATAAAAGTTCTAAATGAAAAAAACACCTTCAAATATAAACATGGAAGTCCTGTTTTTAATGCCAGAGAATACAATAAATATGTTAAAAAATAA
- the eutH gene encoding ethanolamine utilization protein EutH, producing MNINNIIIYLMIFFMLVGAVDRLLGNRFGYGKKFEEGIMAIGTLSLAMLGIISLSPLIASALKPVITPLYKLVGADPAMFAGTILANDMGGYSLSVELALSQEAGLFGGLFLAATMGATLSFTIPVAMGIINKDDEKYLSKGIMAGISTIPIGCFFGGLIAGFSIKMLILNLIPTIIFAFLICIALLKYPKAVSKSFSIFSKIIFIAITIGLALQIVETLTGKILVQGMIPALEAVKIICKIGMTLAGAFPMVYFITKVFRTPLIRLGKLFGINENSTAGIIACLAHNIPMYNILKDMDERGKLLNIAFSVSGAFVLGSHLGFTAGVGTALVFPVIAAKLIGGISAMFVANFIYNKEFKNSKKLN from the coding sequence ATGAATATCAATAATATTATTATCTATTTAATGATATTTTTTATGTTAGTTGGTGCTGTTGACAGACTATTGGGAAACAGATTTGGTTATGGAAAGAAATTTGAAGAAGGAATCATGGCTATTGGAACACTTTCTCTGGCTATGTTAGGAATAATTTCTCTTTCTCCCTTGATAGCTTCAGCTTTAAAACCAGTTATTACACCACTGTATAAATTGGTAGGTGCTGATCCAGCAATGTTTGCTGGAACTATTTTAGCTAATGATATGGGTGGTTATTCATTAAGTGTAGAACTTGCTTTATCTCAGGAAGCTGGACTTTTTGGCGGATTATTTCTGGCTGCTACTATGGGAGCTACTCTTTCTTTTACTATTCCTGTTGCTATGGGAATAATAAATAAAGATGATGAAAAATATCTGTCTAAAGGTATTATGGCTGGTATTTCTACTATTCCTATTGGTTGTTTTTTTGGAGGATTGATAGCAGGTTTCAGCATTAAAATGCTTATACTTAATTTAATACCTACTATTATTTTTGCTTTTCTTATTTGCATAGCTCTTCTTAAGTATCCTAAAGCTGTATCAAAATCTTTTTCTATTTTTTCTAAAATTATTTTTATTGCTATAACAATAGGACTGGCATTACAAATAGTAGAAACACTTACTGGAAAAATATTGGTTCAAGGAATGATTCCTGCTCTTGAAGCAGTCAAAATAATATGTAAAATTGGAATGACTTTAGCAGGAGCTTTTCCAATGGTATATTTTATAACAAAGGTATTTAGAACTCCATTAATTAGATTAGGAAAATTATTTGGAATAAATGAAAATTCTACTGCTGGAATTATTGCTTGTCTTGCTCATAATATTCCTATGTATAATATATTAAAAGATATGGATGAAAGAGGGAAATTATTAAATATTGCTTTTTCTGTCAGTGGAGCTTTTGTTTTAGGAAGTCATCTTGGATTTACTGCTGGAGTTGGTACTGCTCTTGTGTTTCCTGTAATAGCTGCTAAGCTTATAGGTGGAATTTCAGCTATGTTTGTAGCAAACTTTATTTATAATAAGGAATTTAAGAATTCAAAAAAATTAAATTAA
- a CDS encoding DUF4280 domain-containing protein — MKYYEKYRLGNNEGKFLEEWELLYGGDGYKISTDFSDFIFEIEAKIKLERKAVTEFIDQDGYYERYELGKINEDGIEKYKVEKFDINNKKLEITEQEEEEFITNELENIYDLKVSYQPREVYERMHLVNERIEIGLTALYWISIFLPLALQGNTALKKSQISEAMNGIKNCEQSLARNGVNQSSQIAEKLSKHYKEIIKGLKNSATEDVKKKMVLLKKEYKTILQNELKMKSSKAKEEKINQLLKAMDKNNEEILKGSARIIGQSFLKFQISDSLVNSVKGTLKNGKYIKKNEKTIIINLVKDYIKSSVDDVDTAADEIVKIVKKAVSGRINELLENAVTKENILTLFNERAVVTFYILDLSLKEIKENYKYKMNSIEEKKKLEDLINKLENTQKELINCQFKQELKFDDFEFGVTILKNDNKKAIVVCFKNSDFNSKISERLITGDYHSDLIFMNIIEKYILEKIYLTDTKLRDYEVIVTGFNIGAELAGMFRLRYNHSTRAFKTRSLAIEPELLAFNVFDIGHIFKKKYVTLEKDVSDFCQNFLKDNIIPFILSWVFTGGSSILTVAAFSALTASISIIENMINKEKIDKLYLKMCKVGLFDCEQRKQCNYTKNSCKYLKEEIRSPDIVENAVEILQEKIEINLNYSRLKFNENTLKEIFPETSPIKIKIKKIDYIVLMSELSLENGIEGETVYIVKDGSDIKNKIIQTIKTPEKTTKDQYNINLFKRFFNKELDIGMKYDLKESYSFKIIEKDGEYSLEKEGHFRAEVYKQELVLSGYETTRKWKKVEVTHNVTKKVPMTSDILSWYLFEHIEMQKTYKKNNNNLYQAFNAAGIKIYLLKDIEGEEERKKYENEKFYTILENNEFIFFPLIDSESGNILYENTGNGKKYIVKSNAVNDNYIGSFFRSYMEDYVNSRDIIPKKDAYNDTLKETDEKSYYEKIINGHSFSLQSGKEKKYINADFLSYILDKEITLEIMEDNGARGFYLLHNLIVEKLEDNPDILNKFYIIKNGEIETEKIIKIGHLLGEEYNSKAIEYLYNYDSKYKTKGKNNLPFDRIRRGILTLNVKVPKNGKGVEDLAADKIIMTTGSKLACTESGDSTTIFKATKNGWVRGKGKTIGTSSDKIVGTNIIPFAKCAKTKSGKCECMIAGEWSNTSETNKIAGERLLTNKSTIKCVKNGTIFVKNSEWDDLMTK, encoded by the coding sequence ATGAAATATTATGAAAAGTATAGACTAGGAAATAATGAAGGAAAATTTTTAGAAGAATGGGAGCTGTTGTATGGTGGAGATGGATATAAAATATCTACTGATTTTTCTGATTTTATATTTGAAATTGAAGCAAAAATAAAATTAGAAAGAAAAGCAGTTACAGAATTTATAGATCAGGATGGTTATTATGAAAGATATGAATTAGGTAAAATTAATGAAGATGGAATAGAAAAATATAAAGTAGAAAAATTTGATATAAATAATAAAAAATTAGAAATTACAGAACAAGAGGAAGAAGAATTCATAACAAACGAACTAGAAAATATTTATGATTTAAAAGTTTCATATCAACCTAGAGAAGTATATGAAAGAATGCATTTGGTAAATGAGAGAATAGAAATAGGATTAACTGCATTATACTGGATTTCTATTTTTCTTCCACTTGCTCTACAGGGGAATACAGCCTTAAAGAAAAGTCAAATAAGTGAAGCAATGAATGGAATAAAAAATTGTGAACAAAGTCTAGCTCGAAACGGAGTAAATCAAAGCAGTCAAATAGCAGAAAAACTCTCTAAACATTATAAAGAGATAATAAAAGGATTAAAAAATTCTGCAACAGAAGATGTTAAAAAGAAAATGGTTCTATTGAAAAAAGAATATAAAACAATATTGCAAAATGAATTAAAAATGAAATCTTCAAAAGCAAAAGAAGAAAAAATTAACCAATTATTGAAAGCAATGGATAAGAATAATGAAGAAATATTAAAAGGAAGTGCTAGAATAATTGGACAAAGTTTTTTAAAATTTCAAATATCTGATTCTCTTGTTAATTCTGTTAAAGGTACTCTAAAAAATGGAAAATATATAAAAAAAAATGAAAAAACAATAATTATAAATTTAGTGAAAGATTATATAAAATCATCAGTTGATGATGTAGATACTGCTGCAGATGAAATAGTAAAAATAGTAAAAAAAGCTGTATCTGGAAGAATAAATGAGTTATTAGAAAATGCTGTAACTAAAGAAAATATTCTCACATTATTTAATGAAAGGGCAGTGGTAACATTTTATATATTAGATTTATCCCTAAAAGAAATAAAAGAAAATTATAAATATAAAATGAACAGTATAGAAGAAAAAAAGAAATTAGAAGATTTAATAAATAAATTGGAAAATACTCAAAAAGAATTAATAAATTGCCAATTTAAACAAGAACTTAAATTTGATGATTTTGAATTTGGTGTGACTATATTAAAAAATGACAATAAAAAGGCAATAGTTGTATGTTTTAAAAATTCTGATTTTAATTCAAAAATTTCAGAAAGATTAATAACTGGAGATTATCACTCAGACCTTATATTTATGAATATTATAGAAAAATATATACTTGAAAAAATATATTTAACAGATACAAAATTAAGAGATTATGAAGTAATTGTAACAGGGTTTAATATAGGAGCTGAGTTAGCAGGAATGTTTAGATTAAGATATAATCATTCTACAAGAGCTTTTAAAACAAGAAGTTTAGCAATAGAACCAGAATTACTTGCATTTAATGTTTTTGATATAGGACATATTTTTAAAAAGAAATATGTAACACTTGAAAAAGATGTCAGTGACTTTTGTCAAAATTTTTTAAAAGATAATATAATTCCATTTATTTTATCATGGGTTTTTACAGGAGGAAGCTCAATATTAACTGTGGCTGCTTTTTCTGCTCTAACTGCTTCAATATCAATAATTGAAAATATGATCAATAAAGAAAAAATAGATAAATTATATCTTAAAATGTGTAAAGTTGGTTTATTTGACTGTGAGCAAAGAAAACAATGTAATTATACAAAAAATTCTTGTAAATATTTAAAAGAAGAAATTAGATCTCCAGATATAGTTGAAAATGCCGTTGAGATATTACAAGAAAAAATAGAGATTAATTTAAATTACTCTAGATTAAAATTTAATGAAAATACTCTAAAAGAAATTTTTCCAGAAACAAGTCCAATAAAAATTAAAATAAAGAAAATAGACTATATTGTTTTGATGTCAGAATTAAGCTTAGAAAATGGTATAGAAGGCGAAACTGTATATATAGTAAAAGATGGATCAGATATTAAAAATAAAATAATCCAAACTATAAAAACTCCTGAAAAAACAACTAAGGATCAATATAATATAAACTTATTTAAAAGATTCTTTAATAAAGAATTGGATATAGGAATGAAATATGATTTAAAAGAATCTTATTCTTTTAAAATAATAGAAAAAGATGGAGAATATTCATTAGAAAAAGAAGGACATTTTCGTGCAGAAGTATATAAACAAGAATTAGTATTATCAGGTTATGAAACTACAAGAAAGTGGAAAAAAGTTGAAGTTACTCATAATGTTACCAAAAAAGTTCCAATGACTAGTGATATACTAAGCTGGTATTTATTTGAACATATAGAAATGCAGAAAACTTATAAAAAGAATAATAATAATTTATATCAAGCTTTTAATGCAGCTGGAATTAAAATATATTTATTAAAAGATATTGAAGGTGAAGAAGAAAGAAAAAAATATGAGAATGAAAAATTTTATACAATATTAGAAAATAATGAATTTATTTTTTTTCCATTAATAGATTCTGAAAGTGGAAATATTTTATATGAAAATACAGGTAATGGGAAAAAATATATTGTTAAAAGTAATGCTGTTAATGACAATTATATAGGAAGCTTTTTTAGAAGTTACATGGAAGATTATGTAAATTCAAGAGATATTATACCTAAAAAAGATGCTTATAATGATACCTTAAAAGAAACTGATGAGAAAAGTTATTATGAAAAAATAATAAATGGACATTCTTTTTCTTTACAGTCTGGAAAAGAAAAAAAATATATTAATGCAGATTTTTTAAGCTACATATTGGATAAAGAAATAACACTAGAAATTATGGAAGATAATGGAGCAAGGGGATTTTATCTTTTACATAATTTAATAGTAGAAAAATTAGAAGATAATCCTGATATTTTAAATAAGTTTTATATTATTAAAAATGGAGAAATAGAAACAGAAAAAATCATAAAGATAGGACATTTATTAGGAGAAGAGTATAACTCAAAAGCAATAGAATATTTGTATAATTATGACAGTAAGTATAAAACAAAAGGAAAAAATAATTTACCATTTGACAGAATACGAAGAGGAATTTTAACTTTGAATGTAAAAGTTCCCAAAAATGGAAAAGGGGTAGAGGACTTAGCAGCAGATAAAATTATCATGACAACAGGAAGTAAATTAGCATGTACTGAGAGTGGAGATTCTACAACAATATTTAAAGCTACTAAAAATGGTTGGGTAAGAGGAAAAGGAAAAACAATAGGAACTTCCTCAGATAAAATTGTAGGAACTAATATAATCCCATTTGCAAAATGTGCAAAAACTAAAAGTGGAAAATGTGAATGTATGATAGCAGGAGAGTGGTCGAATACAAGTGAAACAAATAAAATTGCAGGAGAAAGATTGTTGACAAATAAAAGTACAATAAAATGTGTAAAAAATGGAACTATATTTGTGAAAAATTCTGAGTGGGATGATTTAATGACAAAGTAA
- a CDS encoding contractile injection system protein, VgrG/Pvc8 family gives MTIDNNYSIADLKLILNNNEISPEGYNINNLEINFNENKHTEIIIKIKVKNEFKNEWIIYSKETLINKLNNDTLFAFSLSERIYFSGIIQNISLFEEDSGDINIKLRALSKSEIMDREKYYRVYQNPNIRYIDIIKSILKKYPNIINIVGIDNSDKEKEEDNLNKKLFSKIRNGIIIQYFETDWEFLLRIMSHLGMGVFNGDNGGITLGFSKNIDIKKEWNKKNGNLGKGIDKENNVFYEATSVDFYNLGDILCKENKNIGYITRGKLVLRDGKFMGEYFLRQEEYIYEYISNENIKGCTIEGKVVYLPESKDKNAVAIINIDFSKGIEKTSKNKIQNKRIVKNINDWILLDKNEERFSFPYATPYSQSNTGYFCTPEIGDIVAVTFPTTEEFEGYVAWAINNIGSIRFTNPYVRNYTTKKEPGSEINSFEFKVNRENYYIESAELSKEVFKNKIIECKNDIKVYSKNNISIENQNKITILTDICEVEVGETYSESVKNSKKNEYGMLNERVDKAININSQSYNVTTGAYNVKK, from the coding sequence ATGACAATTGACAATAATTATTCAATAGCAGATTTAAAATTAATATTAAATAATAATGAGATTAGCCCAGAAGGTTATAATATAAATAATTTAGAGATTAATTTTAATGAAAATAAACATACTGAAATTATAATAAAAATTAAAGTGAAAAATGAATTTAAAAATGAATGGATTATTTATTCAAAAGAAACCTTAATAAATAAGCTTAATAATGATACTTTATTTGCTTTTTCCTTAAGTGAAAGAATATATTTTTCAGGAATAATTCAAAATATATCATTATTTGAAGAAGATTCAGGGGATATAAATATTAAATTAAGAGCTTTATCGAAAAGTGAAATAATGGATAGAGAAAAATATTATAGAGTGTATCAAAATCCAAACATAAGATATATAGATATTATTAAAAGTATTTTAAAGAAATATCCAAATATTATAAATATAGTAGGAATAGATAATAGTGATAAAGAAAAAGAAGAAGATAATTTGAATAAAAAACTTTTTTCTAAAATAAGAAATGGAATTATAATTCAGTATTTTGAAACTGACTGGGAATTTTTATTAAGAATAATGTCTCATCTAGGTATGGGAGTATTTAATGGTGATAATGGTGGAATTACTCTAGGATTTTCAAAAAATATTGATATAAAAAAAGAATGGAATAAAAAAAATGGAAATCTTGGAAAAGGAATAGATAAGGAGAATAATGTTTTTTATGAAGCTACTTCAGTAGATTTTTATAACTTAGGGGATATTCTCTGTAAAGAAAATAAAAATATAGGATATATAACAAGAGGGAAATTAGTACTCAGAGATGGTAAGTTCATGGGAGAATATTTTTTGAGACAGGAAGAATATATTTATGAATATATTTCTAATGAAAATATAAAGGGCTGCACAATTGAAGGAAAAGTTGTATATTTGCCTGAGAGTAAAGACAAAAATGCTGTGGCTATAATCAATATAGATTTTTCTAAGGGAATAGAAAAAACTTCTAAAAATAAAATTCAAAATAAAAGAATAGTTAAAAATATAAATGATTGGATTTTATTGGATAAAAATGAAGAAAGATTTTCTTTTCCATATGCTACCCCTTATTCTCAAAGTAATACAGGATATTTCTGTACACCAGAAATTGGAGATATTGTAGCTGTAACTTTTCCAACAACAGAAGAGTTTGAAGGTTATGTGGCCTGGGCAATTAATAATATAGGAAGTATAAGATTTACAAATCCATATGTAAGAAACTATACAACAAAAAAAGAACCTGGAAGTGAAATAAATTCTTTTGAATTTAAAGTCAATAGAGAGAATTATTATATAGAAAGTGCTGAATTATCAAAAGAAGTATTTAAAAATAAAATTATTGAATGTAAAAATGATATAAAAGTATATTCAAAAAATAATATAAGTATTGAAAATCAAAATAAGATTACAATATTGACTGATATTTGTGAAGTAGAAGTAGGAGAAACTTATTCTGAAAGTGTAAAAAATTCTAAAAAAAATGAATATGGAATGCTTAATGAACGTGTTGATAAGGCAATAAATATAAATTCTCAGTCTTATAATGTAACCACAGGGGCTTACAATGTAAAAAAATAA